From the genome of Sandaracinaceae bacterium, one region includes:
- a CDS encoding tyrosine-type recombinase/integrase yields MDTLRRQLDDYEQHLANERRASPLTVATYLRDLAALHAYCVEHELPLDAAALTTGTLRAFLARSFEGRSSATMARKVSALRAFYRYLEKRGHVRSNPAATLKRPRVRKPLPEFVTVEDALRVVESPTRPTESPADEARAATLQLRDRALLELLYSSGARVSEVAGLSLGALELGEGRARVLGKGRKERLVPLGPEAVTALRNYLERRADLVDRDGQQDPQAVFLGRFGTRLGPRQVQNVVKRYGERGAGRPDLHPHTLRHTCATHLLDAGADLRSIQELLGHASLGTTQRYTHVTTDRMMATYERAHPLARKTRDLRRNGPESDAGDH; encoded by the coding sequence GTGGACACCCTCCGCCGCCAGCTCGACGACTACGAGCAGCACCTCGCAAACGAGCGGCGCGCCTCACCGTTGACCGTGGCGACCTACCTCCGCGACCTCGCCGCGCTGCACGCGTACTGCGTCGAGCACGAGCTCCCGTTGGACGCCGCGGCGCTCACCACCGGGACCCTGCGCGCGTTCCTCGCGCGCTCGTTCGAGGGGCGCTCGTCCGCGACGATGGCGCGCAAGGTCAGCGCGCTGCGCGCGTTCTACCGCTACTTGGAGAAGCGCGGCCACGTCCGCAGCAACCCCGCGGCGACGCTCAAGCGACCTCGGGTGCGCAAGCCGCTGCCCGAGTTCGTGACGGTGGAGGACGCGCTGCGCGTCGTCGAGTCGCCCACCCGTCCGACGGAGAGCCCAGCAGACGAGGCCCGCGCCGCCACGCTTCAGCTCCGCGACCGCGCCCTGCTCGAGCTGCTCTACAGCAGCGGCGCACGCGTGAGCGAGGTCGCGGGGCTCTCGCTCGGCGCGCTCGAGCTGGGCGAGGGTCGCGCGCGGGTGCTCGGCAAGGGACGCAAGGAGCGGCTCGTGCCCCTTGGGCCGGAGGCCGTGACGGCGCTCAGGAACTACCTGGAACGTCGCGCCGACCTCGTGGACCGCGACGGTCAGCAGGACCCACAGGCCGTGTTCTTGGGGCGCTTCGGCACACGTCTGGGGCCACGTCAGGTGCAGAACGTCGTGAAGCGCTACGGTGAACGGGGGGCCGGTCGCCCCGACCTGCACCCACACACGCTCCGGCACACCTGCGCCACACACCTGTTGGACGCTGGGGCGGACCTGCGCAGCATCCAGGAGCTGTTGGGGCACGCCAGCCTCGGCACGACCCAGCGATACACGCACGTAACGACCGACCGCATGATGGCGACCTACGAGCGGGCCCACCCTCTCGCGCGCAAGACGCGCGACCTGCGACGCAACGGGCCCGAGTCAGACGCCGGAGACCACTGA
- the argF gene encoding ornithine carbamoyltransferase, translated as MTRHFRTLLDLDANELVEVLDLADRLKAQRGTPAALADKPLAGKSVAVVFEKASTRTRISFEVGIHELGAQPVVLMASDTQMGRGEPLSDTAQMFSRFVHAVAYRTFGHDKIVALATASSVPIVNALSDAYHPCQLLADLQCVRAERGRLEGVRVAWIGDGNNMAHSWINAAARTGLELRLACPEGYQPDPAILANARALGANIALTDDPREALAGVEVVTTDVWTSMGQEAETQARLRAFEGYIVDREAMRLADASAIFLHCLPAHRGEEVSADVIDGPQSRVWDEAENRLHAQKALLLHLLG; from the coding sequence GTGACGCGGCACTTCCGGACGCTGCTCGACCTCGACGCCAACGAACTGGTCGAGGTGCTCGACCTCGCCGACAGGCTGAAGGCCCAACGTGGGACCCCCGCCGCGCTCGCGGACAAGCCCCTCGCAGGGAAGTCGGTCGCGGTGGTGTTCGAGAAGGCGAGCACACGGACGCGCATCTCCTTCGAGGTGGGGATCCACGAGCTCGGCGCGCAGCCGGTCGTGCTCATGGCGTCGGACACGCAGATGGGACGCGGCGAGCCCTTGTCCGACACCGCCCAGATGTTCAGCCGCTTCGTGCATGCGGTGGCCTATCGCACCTTCGGGCACGACAAGATCGTGGCGCTGGCCACCGCCTCGAGCGTGCCCATCGTGAACGCGCTCTCCGACGCGTACCACCCGTGCCAGCTGCTGGCGGACCTGCAGTGCGTGCGTGCGGAGCGTGGTCGGCTCGAGGGTGTACGCGTCGCGTGGATCGGGGACGGGAACAACATGGCCCACTCGTGGATCAACGCCGCAGCTCGCACGGGCCTCGAGCTGCGGCTGGCCTGCCCCGAGGGGTATCAACCGGATCCCGCCATCCTCGCCAACGCGCGCGCGCTCGGCGCGAACATAGCGCTCACCGATGATCCCCGCGAAGCGCTGGCCGGGGTCGAGGTGGTCACCACGGACGTGTGGACGTCGATGGGGCAAGAGGCCGAGACGCAGGCTCGTCTGCGTGCTTTCGAGGGCTACATCGTCGACCGCGAGGCCATGCGCCTGGCGGACGCGTCGGCCATCTTCCTGCACTGCTTGCCGGCGCACCGCGGCGAAGAGGTCAGCGCCGACGTCATCGATGGCCCGCAGAGCCGCGTCTGGGACGAGGCGGAAAACCGCCTGCACGCGCAGAAGGCCCTCTTGTTGCACCTTTTGGGATAG
- the argB gene encoding acetylglutamate kinase gives MQDIINKAAVLLEALPYIRRFHGETFVIKYGGHAMIDPALRDGFARDVVLMKYVGLNPVVVHGGGPQIDETLASMGVVSERLDGLRVTDDKTMDVVEMVLGAKLNQAIVSLIAAHGGRPVGLTGRDDGFLRGERVTQMRTKSGRVVDPGRVGAITSVNPQLLRTLMAGGFIPVIAPIVADADGQSLNVNADTVAGNVAAALTARKLVLMTDIEGVRGADGQVISSLTAEDIERLEAQGVIQGGMIPKVRCALDALAGGVTKAHIVDGRVQHAALLEIFTDKGIGTEITR, from the coding sequence ATGCAGGACATCATCAACAAGGCCGCGGTGCTCCTCGAGGCGCTGCCCTACATCCGACGCTTCCATGGCGAGACCTTCGTCATCAAGTACGGGGGCCACGCGATGATCGACCCTGCGCTGCGCGACGGCTTCGCGCGCGACGTGGTGCTCATGAAATACGTCGGCCTGAACCCCGTGGTCGTGCACGGCGGCGGGCCTCAGATCGACGAGACCCTCGCCTCGATGGGTGTCGTGTCGGAGCGCCTCGACGGCCTGCGCGTAACCGACGACAAGACCATGGACGTCGTCGAGATGGTGCTCGGGGCCAAGCTCAACCAGGCCATCGTCTCGCTCATCGCGGCGCACGGCGGGCGTCCGGTCGGGCTCACGGGGCGCGACGATGGGTTCCTGCGCGGCGAGCGCGTCACGCAGATGCGCACGAAGTCGGGCCGTGTGGTGGACCCCGGGCGCGTGGGCGCCATCACGTCGGTCAACCCTCAGCTGCTGCGCACGCTGATGGCGGGCGGGTTCATCCCGGTCATCGCGCCCATCGTGGCGGACGCGGACGGCCAGTCGCTCAACGTCAACGCCGACACCGTCGCCGGCAACGTCGCCGCCGCCCTCACGGCCCGCAAGCTCGTGCTCATGACCGACATCGAGGGAGTGCGCGGCGCCGACGGCCAAGTCATCAGCTCGCTCACGGCGGAGGACATCGAGCGCCTGGAAGCGCAGGGGGTCATTCAGGGGGGCATGATCCCGAAGGTGCGCTGTGCCCTCGACGCGCTCGCGGGCGGGGTCACCAAGGCGCACATCGTCGACGGGCGCGTGCAGCACGCGGCGCTCCTGGAGATCTTCACGGACAAGGGCATCGGGACCGAGATCACGCGGTGA
- a CDS encoding radical SAM protein: MPTVHWLRVARTCNNACTVCSESATLDGAQVPLDDLLRAIDAVPGPSTSRPGEVEVRLSGGEPTLSPHLPQLIERVASRGVSPVLVTNGRALAKPGRLAQLVARGLAGVRVSLHGATAATHDARVGVAGAFRQTVTALAQATTTQTRRTLCFVVTRDSAPELPALFALAKRLSCDQVELRDVLPTDDRGICAAARLSDEEARAVLTDADREATRCGIHLRVIGFERAATNRRATVFGPAATWPMAPAATRTPSPGRVVVFGLPADPVMNRSTVRRVIEEIERRGVPAVHVPPAGTLDLRHDDLVLCTGYEELRDLYARAPCASDIDVRVMDFHMLGMFDAFRAAWVPDGDARAQGPWWPSDRLEVISCFPGYAALYDWYGVPRGAVRVHPYVVDPQDFGRGDEPDASYVFSGGNHLRDLETLVEASAARRSASSDIHVFHGGTAPPPSAGIVYRGTVEFMAFYRALAASRFVVLPLSRDPTCAAGITVAAMALAAGRAVVASATPAMRDHLDDGENALLVEPEDPRALAAAIDRLDQDDALRCRLEAGARRAATTATAATFVDVLLGARLARGDAPSS, translated from the coding sequence ATGCCCACGGTACACTGGCTGCGCGTCGCGCGGACCTGCAACAACGCCTGCACTGTCTGCTCCGAGTCCGCCACGCTGGACGGCGCCCAGGTCCCCCTCGACGACCTCTTGCGCGCCATCGACGCCGTGCCCGGCCCATCGACTTCCCGTCCGGGCGAGGTGGAGGTCCGGCTGTCGGGAGGAGAGCCGACGCTGAGCCCGCACCTCCCGCAGCTGATCGAACGCGTCGCGAGCCGCGGGGTGTCACCTGTCCTGGTGACGAACGGGAGGGCACTTGCGAAGCCAGGGCGACTGGCGCAGCTGGTCGCTCGCGGACTGGCTGGCGTTCGGGTGTCGCTTCACGGCGCGACCGCCGCGACCCACGACGCTCGGGTGGGGGTGGCGGGGGCGTTCCGGCAGACCGTGACCGCGCTCGCGCAGGCCACGACGACTCAAACGCGCCGCACACTCTGCTTCGTGGTGACGCGCGACAGCGCGCCGGAGCTGCCCGCGCTGTTCGCGCTGGCGAAGCGACTGTCGTGCGACCAGGTGGAGCTCCGGGACGTCCTGCCCACCGACGACCGCGGCATCTGCGCGGCGGCCCGGCTGTCGGACGAAGAGGCCCGAGCGGTGCTGACGGACGCGGACCGCGAGGCGACGCGTTGCGGCATCCACCTGCGCGTCATCGGCTTCGAGCGCGCCGCGACGAACCGCCGAGCCACGGTGTTCGGGCCAGCCGCGACGTGGCCCATGGCGCCGGCCGCGACTCGGACACCGTCGCCAGGGCGCGTGGTGGTCTTCGGGCTGCCGGCAGACCCGGTCATGAACCGCTCGACCGTGCGGCGCGTGATCGAAGAGATAGAGCGGCGGGGCGTCCCGGCGGTCCACGTTCCCCCCGCGGGTACGCTGGACCTGCGGCACGACGACCTGGTCCTCTGCACGGGCTACGAGGAGCTGCGCGACCTCTACGCCAGAGCGCCGTGTGCGTCCGACATCGACGTCCGCGTGATGGACTTCCACATGCTCGGCATGTTCGACGCGTTTCGCGCTGCGTGGGTGCCGGACGGGGACGCGCGGGCGCAAGGCCCCTGGTGGCCGAGCGACAGGCTCGAGGTCATCTCGTGCTTCCCGGGCTACGCCGCCCTCTACGACTGGTACGGCGTGCCGCGGGGAGCCGTGCGGGTGCACCCGTATGTGGTGGACCCACAGGACTTCGGGCGCGGGGACGAGCCCGATGCCTCCTACGTCTTCTCCGGCGGCAACCACCTGCGCGACCTCGAGACGCTCGTCGAAGCCAGCGCCGCTCGGCGCTCCGCGTCGTCGGACATCCACGTCTTCCACGGCGGCACCGCGCCGCCACCGAGCGCGGGCATCGTGTACCGCGGCACGGTCGAGTTCATGGCGTTCTACCGCGCGCTGGCAGCGAGCCGCTTCGTCGTCCTGCCGCTGTCGCGCGACCCGACCTGCGCCGCAGGCATCACCGTGGCCGCGATGGCCCTCGCCGCCGGCCGCGCGGTCGTCGCCTCGGCCACCCCCGCCATGCGCGATCACTTGGACGATGGCGAGAACGCCCTCCTCGTCGAGCCCGAGGATCCACGCGCGCTCGCTGCAGCCATCGACCGCCTCGACCAAGACGACGCGCTCCGTTGCCGCCTCGAAGCGGGCGCGCGACGCGCGGCGACCACAGCGACCGCGGCGACCTTCGTCGACGTGTTGCTGGGGGCTCGGCTGGCGCGTGGCGACGCTCCGTCGAGCTGA
- the hslV gene encoding ATP-dependent protease subunit HslV: MRIRSTTIVAVRRNGHAAMAGDGQVSLGQTIMKGHARKVRRIADGRIVTGFAGATADAFTLLERFESKLTESRGGLQRAAVELAKDWRTDRYLRRLEAMLVVMDAEHTLLLSGTGDIIEPDEGILAIGSGGSYALAAGRALMRHTDKSAADIARESLLIASEICVYTNGEIVLEEITQ, encoded by the coding sequence ATGCGCATCCGGTCCACCACCATCGTCGCGGTGCGCCGCAACGGGCACGCCGCCATGGCGGGTGACGGGCAAGTGTCGCTCGGCCAGACCATCATGAAGGGCCACGCGCGCAAGGTGCGTCGCATCGCCGATGGTCGCATCGTCACGGGCTTCGCCGGCGCGACGGCCGACGCCTTCACGCTCCTCGAGCGCTTCGAGTCGAAGCTCACGGAGAGCCGCGGAGGGCTCCAGCGCGCGGCCGTCGAGCTGGCCAAGGACTGGCGCACGGACCGCTACCTACGCCGCCTCGAGGCCATGCTGGTGGTCATGGACGCCGAGCACACGCTCTTGCTGAGCGGCACGGGCGACATCATCGAGCCAGACGAGGGCATCTTGGCGATCGGCTCCGGCGGGAGCTACGCGCTCGCAGCGGGGAGGGCCCTCATGCGTCACACGGACAAGTCCGCGGCGGACATCGCGCGCGAGTCCCTGCTCATCGCGTCCGAGATCTGCGTCTACACGAACGGCGAGATCGTGCTCGAGGAGATCACCCAGTGA
- the trmFO gene encoding methylenetetrahydrofolate--tRNA-(uracil(54)-C(5))-methyltransferase (FADH(2)-oxidizing) TrmFO: MATTVTVVGAGLAGTECAYQLAERGVHVRLLEQKPLKRTPAQHMDTLAELVCSNSFRGNDLGNAVGLLKEELRRVGSLVMSVGSATQVPAGGAFAVDRDLFSAEMTRRIDAHPLIERVATEVEAIPDARPVVLATGPLTGDALAADLAAAIGEAHLAYYDAIAPVVTADSIDWDVAFRQSRYDKGGDDAYGNCPFTKEEYEAFVEALLAAEKVEPKTFEKIRYFEGCLPIEVMAERGYRTLSFGCMKPVGLTDPRTGKRPHAVVQLRAENDPPTAYNLVGFQTRMKWPDQKRVFRMIPGLANAEFERLGSVHRNTFVNAPKVLDDQLALLTRPGVYLAGQVSGVEGYIESAALGFLLGVQLARAVQGLPEVPVPDTTALGALRGHLRRDSPNFQPSNVVWSMFPELPGAPLRDKKLKKERMGQRALADLGAWLERIA; encoded by the coding sequence GGGGCGGGCTTGGCGGGCACCGAGTGTGCCTACCAGCTCGCCGAGCGTGGCGTGCACGTGCGGCTCCTCGAGCAGAAGCCGCTCAAGCGCACGCCCGCGCAGCACATGGACACGCTGGCCGAGCTGGTGTGCAGCAACTCGTTTCGCGGGAACGACCTGGGCAACGCGGTCGGGCTCCTCAAGGAAGAGCTGCGGCGCGTCGGGTCGCTCGTCATGTCGGTGGGCTCCGCGACGCAGGTGCCGGCGGGTGGCGCGTTCGCGGTGGACCGCGACCTGTTCAGTGCGGAGATGACCCGGCGCATCGACGCGCACCCGCTGATCGAGCGCGTGGCGACCGAGGTCGAAGCCATCCCCGACGCTCGCCCCGTGGTGCTCGCGACCGGTCCGTTGACGGGCGATGCGCTCGCGGCTGACCTGGCTGCGGCCATCGGCGAGGCCCACCTGGCCTACTACGACGCCATCGCGCCCGTCGTCACGGCGGACAGCATCGACTGGGACGTCGCGTTCCGCCAGAGCCGCTACGACAAGGGCGGCGACGACGCGTACGGCAACTGCCCCTTCACGAAGGAGGAGTACGAGGCCTTCGTCGAGGCGCTGCTCGCGGCCGAGAAGGTCGAGCCCAAGACGTTCGAGAAGATCCGCTACTTCGAGGGCTGCCTGCCCATCGAGGTGATGGCCGAGCGCGGCTACCGGACGTTGTCGTTTGGCTGCATGAAGCCCGTGGGCCTGACCGACCCACGCACGGGCAAGCGTCCCCACGCGGTGGTGCAGCTGCGGGCCGAGAACGATCCGCCCACCGCGTACAACCTGGTGGGCTTCCAGACGCGCATGAAGTGGCCCGACCAGAAGCGGGTGTTCCGCATGATCCCGGGCCTGGCGAACGCCGAGTTCGAGCGGCTGGGCAGCGTGCACCGCAACACGTTCGTCAACGCACCGAAGGTGCTGGACGATCAGCTGGCGCTGCTCACGCGACCGGGCGTGTACCTGGCGGGGCAGGTCAGCGGCGTGGAGGGCTACATCGAGAGCGCCGCGCTCGGCTTCCTGCTCGGCGTGCAGCTCGCGCGCGCCGTGCAGGGGCTGCCCGAGGTCCCCGTCCCGGACACGACCGCGCTCGGGGCGCTGCGCGGCCACCTGCGCCGCGACAGCCCCAATTTTCAGCCCAGCAACGTGGTCTGGAGCATGTTCCCCGAGCTGCCGGGCGCGCCCCTGCGCGACAAGAAGCTGAAGAAAGAGCGCATGGGGCAGCGCGCGCTGGCCGACCTCGGCGCGTGGCTCGAGCGCATCGCGTAG
- the hslU gene encoding ATP-dependent protease ATPase subunit HslU codes for MSRSAFTPRETVGELDRYIIGQQAAKRAVAVALRNRWRRQQVPGDLRDEISPKNIILVGPTGCGKTEIARRLAKLAAAPFVKVEASKFTEVGYVGRDVESMVRDLVENAIQICQAEEREAVANRAREQAEERVIRLLWAIDHPPPPPPPPPPPGSNAPKPNMLVPFMMGSPPPPPPQGPEPTEAELGEMRRMLREGQYDGRKVPLDVEASAGNPFMTIFGGGGGEEMEINLQDMLGQIPGFKPPQAPKKRRELLVPEAFAVILKEETDKLVDHDKIKRDALRRTEQDGIIFLDEIDKVGARQGHQGADVSREGVQRDLLPIVEGSTVSTKHGPVKTDHVLFIAAGAFHVSKVSDLIPELQGRFPIRVELKPLTKADFAQILKEPRNALTRQYEALMATEGVTLRFQDDAIEAIAAYAEQANERAENIGARRLHTILEALLEDLSFSASERGDSEFVVDAAFVNRTLEPVMAHQDVARYIL; via the coding sequence GTGAGCCGCTCGGCCTTCACTCCGCGCGAGACCGTCGGCGAGCTCGACCGCTACATCATCGGTCAGCAGGCCGCCAAGCGCGCCGTCGCCGTGGCCCTGCGCAACCGCTGGCGCCGTCAGCAGGTGCCCGGCGACCTGCGCGACGAGATCTCGCCCAAGAACATCATCCTCGTGGGCCCCACGGGTTGCGGCAAGACCGAGATCGCGCGGCGCCTGGCGAAGCTCGCGGCCGCGCCCTTCGTGAAGGTCGAGGCCTCCAAGTTCACCGAGGTGGGCTACGTGGGCCGCGACGTGGAGTCGATGGTCCGCGACCTGGTCGAGAACGCCATCCAGATTTGTCAGGCCGAAGAGCGCGAGGCGGTGGCCAACCGCGCCCGCGAGCAGGCCGAGGAGCGCGTCATTCGCCTCCTGTGGGCCATCGACCACCCGCCGCCGCCGCCACCACCTCCACCGCCGCCTGGCAGCAACGCGCCCAAGCCGAACATGCTGGTGCCGTTCATGATGGGGTCCCCTCCTCCGCCACCCCCGCAAGGGCCCGAACCCACGGAGGCCGAGCTCGGCGAGATGCGCCGCATGCTGCGCGAAGGACAGTACGACGGCCGCAAGGTTCCGCTCGACGTGGAGGCGTCGGCGGGGAACCCGTTCATGACCATCTTCGGTGGCGGCGGCGGCGAGGAGATGGAGATCAACCTGCAGGACATGCTGGGGCAGATCCCTGGCTTCAAGCCGCCGCAAGCGCCGAAGAAGCGACGCGAGCTGCTGGTCCCCGAGGCGTTCGCCGTCATCCTCAAGGAGGAGACCGACAAGCTGGTCGACCACGACAAGATCAAGCGCGACGCGCTGCGCCGCACCGAGCAGGACGGCATCATCTTCCTCGACGAGATCGACAAGGTGGGCGCCCGCCAGGGGCATCAGGGGGCGGACGTCAGCCGCGAAGGGGTGCAGCGCGACTTGCTACCCATCGTGGAGGGGTCGACGGTCAGCACCAAGCACGGCCCAGTGAAGACCGACCACGTGCTCTTCATCGCGGCCGGAGCGTTTCACGTGAGCAAGGTCAGCGATCTCATCCCCGAGCTGCAGGGGCGCTTCCCCATCCGGGTGGAGCTCAAGCCGCTGACCAAGGCGGACTTTGCTCAGATCCTCAAGGAGCCACGCAACGCGCTCACCCGCCAGTACGAGGCCCTGATGGCGACGGAGGGGGTCACCCTGCGCTTCCAGGACGACGCGATCGAGGCCATCGCCGCCTACGCGGAGCAGGCCAACGAGCGCGCCGAGAACATCGGTGCGCGTCGGCTCCACACCATCCTCGAGGCGCTGCTCGAGGACCTCTCGTTCTCGGCCTCCGAGCGCGGTGACTCGGAGTTCGTCGTGGACGCAGCCTTCGTCAACCGCACGCTCGAGCCGGTCATGGCCCACCAGGACGTCGCCCGCTACATCCTCTGA
- a CDS encoding acetylornithine transaminase gives MSSHEATQSELLTRARAVQLGNYAPAPLVFTRGEGRRLYDRDGRAFLDLSGGVAVNSVGHGHPVLAAAIAEQAARLMHVSNLFYNDRAIELASAIVDRTAFDRVYFCNSGAEANESLLKLARRFHHEQGQGDRVELVSTHRSFHGRTLGALSVTGQDKYHVGMGPLLPGVRFVPYNDVDALRAVIGPRTAAVLLEPVQAEGGIIPAAPGYLESVRALCDEAGALLLFDEVQTGYGRLGTFMGAERSGVVPDACSLAKGIAGGFPLGAIAVTERLANGLPPGSHASTFGGNALACAAGLAVLRIFDEEGVLENVVREGDYLGQRLLELATQLDAVVEARGDGLLRGLVLSDGVDPGAVWRAMLDAGVALTLAGGNVLRFTPSLNVTREELDEGLATVAAVLAKTAEVAA, from the coding sequence ATGTCGAGTCACGAAGCCACGCAGTCCGAGCTGCTCACGCGCGCCCGCGCCGTCCAGCTGGGCAACTACGCTCCAGCACCCCTGGTGTTCACCCGCGGTGAAGGCCGCCGCTTGTACGACCGCGACGGGCGGGCGTTCCTCGACCTGAGCGGCGGGGTGGCGGTGAACAGCGTCGGGCATGGGCACCCGGTGCTCGCCGCGGCCATCGCGGAGCAGGCCGCGCGCTTGATGCACGTATCGAACCTCTTCTATAACGACCGCGCCATCGAGCTGGCTTCCGCCATCGTCGACCGCACGGCGTTCGATCGCGTGTACTTCTGCAACTCGGGCGCGGAGGCCAACGAGTCGCTCCTGAAGCTCGCGCGTCGCTTCCATCACGAGCAGGGGCAGGGCGACCGGGTGGAGCTCGTCAGCACACACCGCAGCTTCCACGGCCGAACGCTCGGAGCGCTCTCGGTCACGGGTCAGGACAAGTATCACGTGGGCATGGGGCCGCTCCTGCCCGGCGTACGCTTCGTCCCGTACAACGACGTCGACGCGCTCCGGGCCGTCATCGGGCCGCGAACCGCCGCCGTCCTCCTCGAGCCGGTGCAGGCGGAGGGGGGCATCATCCCTGCCGCCCCCGGCTATCTCGAGTCCGTGCGGGCGCTGTGCGACGAGGCCGGAGCCCTCCTGTTGTTCGACGAGGTGCAGACTGGCTACGGGCGCCTCGGTACGTTCATGGGGGCGGAGCGCAGTGGCGTCGTCCCCGACGCGTGCTCGCTCGCCAAGGGCATCGCGGGCGGCTTCCCTCTAGGCGCCATCGCCGTCACGGAGCGACTGGCCAACGGTCTGCCGCCCGGCAGCCACGCCAGCACCTTCGGCGGCAACGCGCTCGCGTGCGCCGCGGGCCTCGCCGTGCTGCGCATCTTCGACGAGGAAGGCGTCCTCGAGAACGTCGTACGGGAGGGCGACTACTTGGGACAGCGCCTTCTCGAGCTCGCGACGCAGCTGGACGCGGTGGTTGAGGCGCGTGGCGATGGGCTCCTGCGTGGCCTCGTGCTGAGCGACGGCGTGGATCCCGGTGCCGTCTGGCGAGCCATGCTGGACGCGGGTGTGGCGCTCACGTTGGCGGGTGGCAACGTGTTGCGCTTCACCCCCTCGCTCAACGTCACCCGCGAAGAGCTCGACGAGGGACTGGCCACCGTCGCGGCCGTGCTCGCAAAGACCGCGGAGGTGGCGGCGTGA
- a CDS encoding metallophosphoesterase: MLALGRDATGPFVLALRYVTWTYLAFFSVLFAVTLARDLGLLVTRAAVRLGRWAGRAGGGAERAADTRAADGWTTETRPDDAPRDPGRRAFLTNGGGALGAGFSALSVGVGAVQARLGPEVYEVEVRIPGLPEAFDGFHIVQISDVHVGMTIDAEFITPIVDRVLALGPDMIAATGDFVDGSVANLRRDVAPLGRLRAPHGVYFVTGNHEYYSGVDAWCAEFTRLGMRVLENEHVVLTHGDARLVVAGVTDYSSRGRRGEKGSDPQGAARGAPADAKKILLAHQPRSAFEAAAAGFDLQLSGHTHGGQFFPWNLFVGLVHPVSKGLGVVDGMQVYVNRGTCYWGPPVRTMVPPEITSMRLRRA, translated from the coding sequence CTGCTGGCGCTCGGGCGCGACGCGACGGGCCCTTTCGTGCTGGCGCTGCGCTACGTCACGTGGACGTACCTCGCGTTCTTCAGCGTGTTGTTCGCGGTCACGCTTGCGCGAGACCTCGGCCTGCTCGTCACGCGCGCGGCGGTTCGCCTCGGGCGCTGGGCCGGCCGCGCGGGCGGCGGCGCGGAGCGCGCGGCCGACACACGCGCCGCCGACGGGTGGACGACCGAGACGCGCCCCGACGACGCGCCGCGAGACCCGGGCCGGCGCGCCTTCTTGACGAACGGGGGCGGCGCGCTGGGGGCCGGCTTCAGCGCCCTCTCGGTCGGCGTCGGCGCCGTGCAAGCGCGCCTCGGGCCAGAGGTGTACGAGGTCGAGGTGCGCATCCCGGGCCTGCCCGAGGCGTTCGACGGGTTCCACATCGTCCAGATCAGCGACGTCCACGTGGGCATGACCATCGACGCCGAGTTCATCACGCCCATCGTGGATCGCGTACTGGCGCTGGGGCCCGACATGATCGCGGCGACGGGCGACTTCGTGGACGGCAGCGTCGCGAACCTCCGACGCGACGTCGCCCCGCTGGGCCGCCTGCGCGCTCCGCACGGCGTGTACTTCGTCACCGGCAACCACGAATACTACTCTGGGGTGGACGCGTGGTGCGCCGAGTTCACCCGCCTGGGCATGCGCGTCCTCGAGAACGAACACGTGGTGCTCACCCACGGGGACGCTCGGCTGGTGGTGGCCGGCGTGACGGACTACAGCTCGCGCGGACGCCGCGGCGAGAAGGGCAGCGATCCGCAAGGCGCAGCCCGCGGAGCGCCCGCGGATGCCAAGAAGATCCTCCTGGCGCATCAGCCACGTAGCGCGTTCGAGGCGGCGGCGGCGGGCTTCGACCTCCAGCTCAGCGGACACACCCATGGCGGCCAGTTCTTCCCGTGGAACCTGTTCGTCGGCCTCGTCCACCCCGTCTCGAAGGGGCTCGGCGTCGTCGACGGAATGCAGGTGTACGTCAACCGTGGCACCTGCTACTGGGGCCCGCCGGTGCGCACCATGGTTCCTCCGGAGATCACGTCCATGCGGCTACGCCGCGCGTGA